A genomic window from Silene latifolia isolate original U9 population chromosome 11, ASM4854445v1, whole genome shotgun sequence includes:
- the LOC141610633 gene encoding putative protein phosphatase 2C 1: MGGCISSNVSSCSSGSYEDGKSSSSCCSGMINRGRRSSSSSSRTFSDHAVALQRLLSIPNRIFMNGKSRSSCIFTQQGRKGINQDAMIVWEDFMANDVTFCGVFDGHGPHGHLVAQKVRDILPLLLVSFLNSYQTKEVEESGTRDEAGAENEGSVEDKTPYSSWKDAFLKSYKAMDQELRSQPKLDGFCSGSTAVTIVKQGSNLFIGNIGDSRAIMATKDNNDVLKAIQLTVDLKPDLPIEAERIKRLKGRVFALQDEPEVSRVWLPFDDAPGLAMARAFGDFCLKDYGVISVPEFAHRTLTDRDQFIVMASDGIWDVLSNEEVIEIISTVPVRASAARVLVESAAREWKLKYPTSKMDDCAVVCLFLDGKMDSASEYNEQGFSSSAIQSNYSGAPMQSDDGQTVEPYLQRNNTVRSAEENNSFRRLPVTVQSILNEDQHWSGLDGVTRVNSIVQLPRFSGERPIPCSGGARRG, from the exons ATGGGAGGATGTATTTCAAGTAATGTGAGTAGTTGTAGTAGTGGCAGCTATGAAGacggtaagtcatcatcatcatgttGCTCAGGGATGATAAATCGCGGTAGAaggagtagtagtagtagtagtagaacTTTTTCCGACCATGCTGTTGCATTGCAGCGTTTATTATCTATACCAAATCGAATCTTTATGAATGGGAAGAGCCGGAGTTCTTGTATATTCACGCAGCAGGGTCGCAAGGGAATAAACCAGGATGCCATGATTGTCTGGGAG GATTTTATGGCGAATGATGTAACGTTCTGTGGCGTGTTTGATGGACATGGGCCACACGGTCATCTAGTTGCGCAGAAAGTGAGGGATATATTACCCTTGCTGCTGGTATCGTTCCTGAACTCGTATCAGACAAAGGAAGTCGAGGAAAGTGGCACTCGTGATGAAGCAGGTGCCGAGAATGAGGGTTCAGTTGAGGATAAGACGCCATATTCTTCGTGGAAGGATGCTTTTCTTAAATCGTATAAGGCTATGGATCAAGAGTTGAGATCACAACCCAAGTTGGACGGCTTTTGTAGTGGGAGTACTGCTGTTACTATTGTAAAACAG GGATCAAATTTGTTCATCGGAAACATTGGTGATTCTCGGGCAATCATGGCAACAAAGGATAACAATGATGTTCTGAAAGCAATTCAGTTGACGGTTGATCTAAAGCCAGATTTGCCCA TTGAAGCGGAAAGGATAAAGCGTTTGAAGGGCAGGGTGTTTGCGTTGCAAGACGAGCCTGAAGTTTCTAGAGTTTGGCTACCATTTGATGACGCCCCTGGTTTAGCAATGGCACGCGCTTTTGGTGATTTCTGTCTGAAGGATTATGGGGTTATCTCTGTACCGGAGTTCGCACACAGAACTCTGACTGATAGGGATCAGTTCATTGTTATGGCCTCAGACGGA ATTTGGGATGTTTTAAGCAACGAGGAAGTTATTGAAATAATATCCACAGTTCCTGTTCGGGCCTCAGCAGCGCGTGTACTGGTCGAATCAGCTGCACGGGAATGGAAACTGAAATATCCGACATCAAAGATGGATGATTGTGCTGTTGTTTGCTTATTTTTGGATGGAAAAATGGATTCTGCATCGGAGTATAATGAACAAGGCTTTTCTTCATCCGCGATCCAAAGTAATTATTCAGGTGCACCGATGCAATCAGATGATGGACAGACTGTCGAGCCTTATCTTCAGCGGAATAATACTGTCCGATCAGCTGAAGAAAACAACTCTTTCAGGAGATTGCCAGTAACTGTGCAATCCATACTAAATGAAGACCAGCACTGGTCCGGCTTGGATGGGGTGACTCGTGTCAATTCAATCGTTCAACTACCTAGATTTTCCGGGGAAAGACCAATCCCATGCAGTGGTGGAGCGAggaggggctag
- the LOC141610634 gene encoding methylcrotonoyl-CoA carboxylase beta chain, mitochondrial — MLTLIAKKLSKSRSSPFSSVNSWRKLTLISLHQCQYSREMCSGVLRDTVDRNSDDFARNSVVMQELLSNLHSNINKVLSGGGEESVKRNRSRKKLLPRERIERIIDPGSSFLELSQLAGHELYEESLPSGGIVTGIGPVHGKLCMFVANDPTVKGGTYFPITVKKHLRAQEIAAQCKLPCLYLVDSGGAFLPKQAEVFPDKENFGRIFYNQATMSAQGIPQIALVLGSCTAGGAYIPAMADESVMVKGNGTIFLAGPPLVKAATGEEISAEDLGGAKVHCKISGVSDYFAEDELHALDTGRRIVKNLYRAGGGEYLGVSHQVEAQPKEPLFDVKELRSIAPIDHKQQFDVRSVIARIVDGSEFDEFKKLYGTTLVTGFARIYGKPVGIIGNNGVLFNESALKGAHFIELCAQRGIPLVFLQNITGFMVGSKAEANGIAKAGAKMVMAVACAKVPKITVIIGGSFGAGNYAMCGRAYSPNFMFFWPNARISIMGGAQAAGVLAQVERGNKKRRGVEWMADDEDKFRAKVEEAYEKEGSPYYSTARLWDDGIIDPADTRKILGLCISASLNHPPEDTKFGVFRM; from the exons ATGTTAACTTTGATTGCTAAGAAATTATCAAAATCAAGATCATCACCATTCTCATCAGTGAATTCATGGCGGAAATTGACATTAATTTCACTTCATCAATGTCAATACTCAAGAGAAATGTGTTCCGGCGTTCTTCGTGATACCGTCGATCGAAATTCCGACGATTTCGCTCGTAATTCTGTAGTTATGCAGGAATTACTGTCAAATCTTCATTCTAACATTAACAAG GTGTTAAGTGGAGGAGGAGAAGAATCAGTGAAGAGGAATAGAAGTAGGAAGAAGCTTCTTCCTAGAGAGAGGATTGAACGGATTATTGATCCTGGTTCTTCTTTTCTTGAATTGTCTCAG CTTGCAGGCCATGAACTGTATGAAGAATCCCTTCCATCGGGTGGAATAGTCACGGGGATTGGACCGGTTCATGGCAAACTTTGTATGTTTGTGGCAAATGATCCAACTGTCAAGGGAGGAACCTATTTTCCTATCACAGTGAAGAAACATTTGAGGGCACAAGAAATTGCCGCTCAATGCAAATTACCATGCTTGTATCTTGTGGATAGTGGTGGAGCTTTTCTTCCCAAACAAGCTGAAGTCTTTCCTGACAAGGAGAATTTTGGTAGAATATTTTACAATCAAGCCACAATGTCTGCTCAAGGCATACCTCAAATTGCTCTGGTTTTGGGTTCATGTACTGCCGGGGGTGCTTACATACCAGCAATGGCTGATGAAAGTGTCATGGTAAAAGGAAATGGAACAATATTTCTAGCCGGGCCGCCACTCGTAAAG GCTGCCACTGGTGAGGAAATATCTGCGGAAGATTTAGGAGGTGCCAAGGTTCATTGCAAGATATCAGGAGTATCTGATTATTTCGCTGAAG ATGAGTTGCATGCACTAGATACTGGGCGTAGGATTGTGAAGAACTTATATAGGGCTGGAGGGGGAGAATATCTTGGTGTATCGCATCAGGTGGAAGCTCAACCAAAAGAACCTCTTTTTGATGTGAAAGAGCTTAGGTCAATTGCCCCTATAGATCACAAGCAGCAGTTTGATGTTCGATCTGTCATTGCTCGTATAGTTGACGGAAGTGAATTTGATGAATTCAAGAAACTGTATGGCACT ACTCTTGTAACTGGTTTTGCTAGGATATACGGAAAACCTGTAGGCATCATTGGAAATAACGGAGTATTATTTAACGAATCTGCTCTCAAAGGGGCCCACTTTATTGAACTATGCGCTCAGCGTGGCATTCCTTTAGTTTTCCTTCAGAACATCACCGGTTTTATG GTTGGTTCCAAAGCCGAAGCCAATGGCATAGCTAAAGCGGGTGCCAAAATGGTCATGGCAGTGGCTTGCGCAAAG GTTCCTAAAATCACAGTTATAATTGGTGGAAGTTTTGGTGCTGGGAATTATGCAATGTGCGGGCGTGCATATAGTCCAAATTTTATGTTCTTTTGGCCAAATGCTAGAATATCCATAATGGGAGGGGCTCAG GCTGCAGGTGTGCTAGCTCAAGTGGAAAGGGGTAACAAGAAAAGGCGAGGGGTCGAG TGGATGGCTGATGACGAAGACAAATTCAGAGCGAAGGTCGAAGAAGCATATGAAAAAGAGGGTTCTCCATATTACTCTACTGCTAGGCTTTGGGATGATGGGATCATTGATCCTGCTGATACCCGAAAAATCCTTGGTCTATGTATCTCCGCTTCACTTAACCATCCTCCAGAAGACACCAAATTTGGTGTTTTCAGAATGTAA